From a single Campylobacter concisus genomic region:
- a CDS encoding SelT/SelW/SelH family (seleno)protein, with the protein MQVKIIYCNSUNYRPVASRVEDEIKANFSDARVEKVIGDGGNFIVEIDGDVIFSKKDRIGNDEARFPHGEEITTLINKYLKEKSA; encoded by the coding sequence ATGCAAGTAAAAATTATTTACTGCAACTCTTGAAACTATCGTCCGGTAGCTTCTCGTGTAGAAGATGAAATAAAAGCGAACTTTAGTGATGCAAGAGTCGAAAAGGTTATAGGTGATGGTGGAAATTTCATCGTCGAGATTGATGGAGATGTTATATTTTCTAAGAAAGATCGCATCGGAAATGATGAAGCGAGATTTCCTCACGGTGAAGAGATCACAACTCTTATAAACAAATATCTCAAAGAAAAGTCGGCTTAA
- the serA gene encoding phosphoglycerate dehydrogenase: MMKTIIVCDAIHPVGFELLKKEQDINVIDAVNTPKDELLKILGEADVAITRSSTEVNEAFLNAGKKLKAIVRAGVGVDNVDIEGCSRRGIIAMNVPTANTIAAVELTMAHMLASARSLEYAHNDLKLDRIWKREKWYGVELFKKKLGVIGFGNIGSRVAVRAKAFGMEIIAYDPYIDPSKVIDMGGTYTKNFDDILACDFITIHTPKTKETTNMIGAKEIAKMKDGVRLINCARGGLYNEEALYEGLKSGKIAFAGIDVFTREPATDHLLLDLNNVSVTPHLGANTLESQRNIAVEAVEQAILAARGISYPNALNLPIKTEDLPPFVEPYIDLTSKMAFLAAQINKSVIKAIRIETHGQISEYANSMLTFAIVGALKESLGDAINYVNAKFLCDEKGIVTETSLGGDSIFKNKITVRLTTENGIVTVGGTVFGENQQRIVTINGFKTDFKPKGKMIIFKNHDVPGVIAQISKILADEKINIADFRLGRDDHNMALAVILVDEHIKAETLERLNALEACVWAQYAVI; encoded by the coding sequence ATTATGAAGACTATCATTGTTTGCGATGCGATACATCCAGTAGGTTTTGAACTTTTAAAGAAAGAGCAAGATATAAACGTAATAGACGCAGTTAATACGCCCAAAGATGAACTTTTAAAAATTTTAGGCGAGGCTGATGTTGCTATAACAAGAAGCTCAACTGAAGTAAACGAGGCCTTTTTAAACGCTGGTAAAAAACTAAAAGCTATCGTTAGAGCTGGTGTTGGTGTAGATAATGTCGATATAGAAGGATGCTCAAGGCGTGGCATAATAGCTATGAACGTTCCAACTGCAAACACTATTGCCGCGGTTGAGCTAACAATGGCGCATATGCTAGCTTCAGCTAGATCCCTTGAATACGCTCACAACGATCTAAAACTAGATAGAATTTGGAAACGCGAGAAGTGGTATGGGGTTGAGCTTTTTAAGAAAAAGCTTGGTGTGATCGGCTTTGGAAATATTGGCTCAAGGGTAGCCGTTCGTGCAAAAGCTTTTGGTATGGAGATCATTGCTTATGATCCATATATTGACCCATCTAAAGTTATCGATATGGGCGGTACTTACACTAAAAATTTTGATGATATTTTAGCATGTGATTTTATCACGATCCATACACCAAAGACTAAAGAGACAACCAATATGATAGGCGCTAAAGAGATCGCAAAAATGAAAGATGGTGTAAGACTTATAAACTGTGCTAGAGGTGGTCTTTATAATGAAGAAGCGCTTTATGAAGGACTAAAAAGTGGCAAGATAGCATTTGCTGGTATTGATGTTTTCACAAGAGAGCCAGCAACTGATCATCTACTTCTTGATCTAAACAATGTAAGCGTCACCCCACACCTTGGAGCAAATACGCTTGAATCACAGCGAAATATCGCAGTTGAGGCAGTCGAACAAGCTATTTTAGCAGCTCGCGGTATAAGCTATCCAAATGCGTTAAATTTACCTATAAAAACAGAAGATCTACCGCCATTTGTTGAGCCTTATATCGATCTTACAAGTAAGATGGCATTTCTTGCTGCACAGATAAATAAAAGCGTTATCAAGGCTATCCGTATAGAAACTCACGGTCAGATTAGCGAATATGCAAATTCAATGCTAACTTTTGCAATCGTGGGCGCCTTAAAAGAGAGTCTTGGTGATGCGATAAATTATGTAAATGCTAAATTTTTATGCGATGAAAAAGGCATAGTGACCGAAACTAGCCTTGGCGGAGATAGCATTTTTAAAAATAAAATCACAGTTCGCTTAACTACTGAAAATGGCATTGTAACCGTTGGTGGAACGGTATTTGGTGAAAATCAGCAACGCATCGTAACGATAAATGGTTTTAAGACTGACTTTAAACCAAAAGGTAAGATGATCATCTTTAAAAATCATGACGTGCCAGGCGTTATCGCTCAGATTAGTAAAATTTTAGCTGATGAAAAGATCAATATCGCAGACTTCCGCCTTGGTAGAGATGATCACAATATGGCACTTGCTGTCATCTTGGTTGATGAACATATAAAAGCAGAAACGTTAGAGAGGCTAAACGCACTTGAAGCTTGCGTTTGGGCTCAATACGCAGTTATATAA
- a CDS encoding 4-hydroxy-3-methylbut-2-enyl diphosphate reductase yields the protein MKIELASSYGFCFGVKRAIKIAENAGDAATIGPLIHNNEEINRLEKNYNVKTLEGIDELKDEKKAIIRTHGITKNDLAELKKTDIKVIDATCPFVTKPQQICEKMSEEGYDVVIYGDVHHPEVKGVKSYAKGNVYVVLEESELEGIKFKQKVALVSQTTRKVEKFMQIANYLMLHVKEVRVFNTICNATFENQEAAKNLAKRADVMIIIGGKNSSNTKQLYLISKNFCEDSYLIESEEELEKSWFDGKNLCGISAGASTPDWIIQKVVDRIKKV from the coding sequence TTGAAGATTGAGCTTGCTAGTAGTTATGGATTTTGCTTTGGTGTAAAAAGGGCGATAAAGATTGCTGAAAATGCAGGAGATGCTGCGACCATTGGGCCACTCATTCATAATAACGAAGAGATAAACAGGCTTGAGAAAAACTACAATGTAAAAACACTTGAGGGCATAGATGAGCTAAAAGATGAGAAAAAGGCTATCATCCGCACTCATGGCATCACTAAAAATGACCTTGCGGAGCTAAAAAAAACCGATATAAAAGTGATCGATGCAACTTGCCCATTTGTGACAAAGCCACAACAAATTTGTGAAAAAATGAGTGAAGAGGGCTATGACGTGGTGATCTATGGTGACGTGCACCACCCTGAAGTAAAGGGCGTGAAGTCATATGCCAAGGGTAACGTCTACGTCGTGCTTGAAGAGAGCGAGCTAGAGGGTATTAAATTTAAACAAAAGGTTGCACTTGTTAGCCAAACGACTAGAAAAGTTGAGAAATTTATGCAGATCGCAAACTATCTCATGCTTCATGTAAAAGAAGTGCGCGTTTTTAACACCATCTGCAACGCAACATTTGAAAACCAAGAGGCTGCTAAAAATTTGGCAAAAAGAGCTGATGTGATGATAATAATTGGTGGAAAAAATAGCTCAAATACAAAACAACTCTACCTAATATCTAAAAATTTCTGCGAAGATAGCTACCTGATAGAAAGCGAAGAAGAGCTTGAAAAGTCATGGTTTGATGGCAAAAATTTGTGTGGCATAAGTGCGGGTGCAAGTACGCCTGACTGGATCATACAAAAAGTCGTTGATAGAATCAAAAAAGTATAA
- the aroA gene encoding 3-phosphoshikimate 1-carboxyvinyltransferase, with protein MRIYPLEKSLNLTIDDIAADKSISHRCAIFSLLSDKPSHVRNYLRAGDTLNTLKIVELLGAKVEDNGFEITITPPQKIKEPNEILECGNSGTAMRLFMGLLAAQEGFFVLSGDRYLNSRPMARIAKPLNDMGAKIDGANNANNAPLCIRGTKFERFSFESKIASAQVKSALLLAALYSNGCKFSEPELSRDHTERMLAGMGADIKRDDLEITLEPMNSPLAPLDIDVPNDPSSAFFFAVAALIIPNSHIILKNILLNKTRIEAYRILEKMGAEIKFHKTSSKYEDIGDIEVEYSPNLKGIEVSENISWLIDEAPALAITFACAKGQSKLINAKELRVKESDRIAVTINALKQCGVDASELEDGFIINGSEAKFATIDSHGDHRIAMSFAVLGLKCGMQIEKSEFIATSFPNFAEILKKMGAKIED; from the coding sequence ATGAGAATTTATCCATTAGAAAAAAGTCTAAATTTAACCATCGACGACATTGCAGCCGATAAGTCTATCTCGCATAGATGCGCGATCTTTTCGCTTTTAAGCGACAAACCATCTCACGTTAGAAACTATCTAAGAGCAGGCGATACGCTAAATACCTTAAAAATAGTCGAGCTTTTAGGCGCAAAAGTTGAGGACAATGGTTTCGAAATAACGATCACACCGCCGCAAAAGATAAAAGAGCCAAATGAAATCTTAGAGTGTGGCAACTCTGGTACGGCGATGAGGCTTTTTATGGGATTATTAGCCGCACAAGAGGGCTTTTTTGTGCTAAGTGGTGATAGATATTTAAACTCGCGTCCAATGGCTAGAATAGCAAAACCTCTAAATGATATGGGTGCAAAGATAGATGGTGCAAACAACGCAAATAACGCTCCGCTTTGCATAAGAGGAACAAAATTTGAAAGATTTAGTTTTGAGAGCAAGATCGCCTCAGCTCAGGTAAAAAGTGCGCTTTTACTAGCGGCTCTTTACTCAAATGGCTGCAAATTTAGTGAGCCAGAGCTAAGCAGAGATCATACTGAGCGTATGCTAGCTGGCATGGGAGCTGATATAAAGCGTGACGACCTAGAGATCACACTGGAACCGATGAACTCGCCACTTGCGCCACTTGATATAGACGTGCCAAATGACCCAAGCTCGGCATTTTTCTTCGCGGTCGCAGCTTTAATCATCCCAAATTCGCATATCATTTTAAAAAATATCTTGCTAAATAAAACTCGCATCGAAGCTTACAGGATTTTAGAAAAAATGGGTGCTGAGATAAAATTTCACAAAACCTCAAGTAAATACGAAGATATCGGTGATATCGAGGTTGAATACTCACCAAATTTAAAAGGTATAGAAGTTAGCGAAAATATTTCGTGGCTTATCGATGAAGCCCCAGCTTTAGCCATCACATTTGCCTGCGCCAAAGGCCAAAGTAAGCTAATAAATGCCAAAGAGCTTCGTGTAAAAGAGAGCGATAGAATTGCTGTCACGATAAATGCTTTAAAGCAGTGCGGCGTTGATGCTAGCGAGCTTGAAGATGGCTTTATCATAAATGGCTCTGAGGCTAAATTTGCCACGATAGATAGCCACGGAGATCACAGGATTGCTATGAGCTTTGCTGTGCTTGGACTAAAATGTGGCATGCAGATAGAAAAGAGCGAATTTATCGCCACCTCATTCCCAAATTTTGCTGAAATTTTAAAGAAAATGGGAGCTAAAATTGAAGATTGA
- a CDS encoding 30S ribosomal protein S1 has protein sequence MAVNKSVQLGKAKDEDIEDIDFAAMLEESFKKTEEDSDAKIVSINGDEVLIDVGKKSEGILNVSEITDANGNLTHKVGDTIKVVITGSRNGRPIVSHKKALRKEKVKAFIEAYDPENSGEIDVKVVGKNKGGFITQDVNGVEFFLPKTHSGFKNAEGVIGKTYKVRVIKIDKEENSIVVSRKKILDDDRKKRKEALSSIVENDSVIEGTVKKITTYGMFVDVGGVDGLVHYSEISYKGPVNPSSLYKEGDKVLVKVISYDNEKRHLSLSIKAATPDPWEEIINDGLEVGDTIKVTVSNIEPYGAFVDLGNDIEGFLHISEISWDKNIKNPKDHISEGQEIDVEVIEIDAKGHRLRVSLKNLLPKPFDEFKAKHKEGDVVKGVVTTITNFGAFVRVGCVEGLLHNEDASWDRNDKCKDMFKAGDELEVKIIKIDSAEQKVSLSLKDLKQSPVQVFADKFNVGDIVKGTIRDIKDFGVFVELGDNVDALIRKEDLGGVDVSTLKIGDEIEAAIAFIDEKKNRIRLSIRRLAKQKEREVLNEINDNDDKVTLGDIIKEQLL, from the coding sequence ATGGCTGTGAACAAAAGTGTTCAATTAGGAAAAGCAAAAGACGAAGATATCGAAGATATCGATTTTGCTGCGATGTTAGAGGAGTCTTTTAAAAAGACTGAAGAAGATAGTGACGCAAAGATCGTCAGTATCAATGGCGATGAGGTTTTAATCGACGTTGGCAAGAAATCAGAGGGCATTTTAAATGTTTCTGAGATCACTGATGCAAATGGCAACCTGACGCATAAAGTTGGCGATACGATCAAAGTTGTAATAACTGGATCAAGAAATGGAAGACCTATAGTGTCGCACAAAAAAGCACTTAGAAAAGAGAAAGTTAAAGCTTTCATCGAAGCTTACGATCCTGAAAATTCTGGCGAAATCGACGTAAAAGTAGTTGGAAAAAATAAAGGTGGCTTTATCACTCAAGATGTAAATGGCGTGGAATTTTTCTTACCAAAAACTCACAGTGGCTTTAAAAATGCTGAAGGAGTAATTGGTAAAACATATAAAGTAAGAGTTATAAAAATTGATAAAGAAGAAAATAGCATAGTTGTCTCTAGAAAGAAAATTTTAGATGACGACCGCAAAAAGCGTAAAGAAGCTCTATCAAGCATAGTAGAAAATGATAGCGTTATAGAGGGTACAGTTAAAAAAATCACAACTTATGGTATGTTTGTTGATGTTGGTGGAGTCGATGGGCTTGTGCATTACAGTGAGATAAGTTATAAAGGCCCAGTAAATCCTAGTTCACTATATAAAGAAGGCGATAAAGTTTTAGTTAAAGTTATCAGCTATGACAACGAAAAACGTCACTTGTCTTTATCTATCAAGGCAGCTACTCCAGATCCTTGGGAAGAGATCATAAATGATGGACTAGAGGTTGGTGACACTATCAAAGTTACAGTTAGTAATATTGAGCCTTACGGCGCATTTGTTGATCTTGGAAATGATATTGAAGGATTTTTACATATATCTGAAATTTCATGGGACAAAAATATCAAAAATCCAAAAGATCACATCAGCGAAGGCCAAGAGATTGATGTTGAGGTTATTGAGATAGATGCAAAAGGACACCGCCTAAGAGTAAGCCTTAAAAATTTACTTCCAAAGCCATTTGATGAGTTTAAGGCAAAACACAAAGAGGGTGACGTAGTAAAAGGCGTTGTGACAACTATCACAAATTTTGGCGCATTTGTTAGAGTGGGTTGCGTTGAAGGCTTGTTGCATAACGAAGACGCATCTTGGGATAGAAACGATAAATGCAAAGATATGTTTAAAGCTGGTGACGAGCTTGAAGTAAAAATCATCAAAATCGATAGTGCTGAACAAAAAGTTTCACTTAGCCTAAAAGACCTAAAACAAAGTCCAGTTCAAGTATTTGCCGATAAATTTAATGTAGGCGATATCGTAAAAGGAACAATTCGCGACATTAAAGACTTTGGTGTGTTTGTAGAGCTTGGCGATAACGTTGATGCACTAATCCGCAAAGAAGATCTAGGTGGTGTAGATGTTAGCACACTTAAGATCGGCGATGAGATCGAAGCAGCTATCGCATTTATCGATGAGAAGAAAAATAGAATTCGCCTGAGCATACGTCGTTTAGCAAAACAAAAAGAGCGTGAAGTGTTAAATGAGATCAATGATAATGATGATAAAGTAACACTTGGCGATATCATAAAAGAACAATTACTTTAG
- a CDS encoding RNA recognition motif domain-containing protein, whose product MNIYVGNLSYRTTEAELKEAFAQFGEVRRAKIVKDRETDRSKGFGFVEMDDANEGQKAIDALNEKELGGRTLRVNEARPRD is encoded by the coding sequence GTGAATATTTATGTAGGAAATTTGTCGTATAGAACGACAGAGGCAGAATTAAAGGAAGCCTTTGCACAATTTGGTGAAGTAAGGCGAGCAAAAATAGTAAAAGATAGAGAAACTGATCGTTCAAAAGGCTTTGGATTTGTTGAAATGGACGATGCAAATGAGGGACAAAAGGCTATAGACGCGCTAAATGAAAAAGAACTAGGCGGACGTACTTTAAGGGTAAATGAGGCTAGACCAAGAGATTAA
- a CDS encoding DJ-1 family glyoxalase III has product MKKVAVILADGFEEIEALTSVDVLRRAGAIASIVGLNDVNIKGCHNISVKADVTLREMKELDYDAIVLPGGLPGASNLANDTRLKAILQNFDKSNKLICAICAAPMVLESAGVLKDHFVCYPGFEENVRSDKRGYDNGKSVLRDQNIITAKGPAVSMEFALFIVKNLLGDEAYLQVKNDLLYK; this is encoded by the coding sequence ATGAAAAAAGTTGCTGTGATTTTAGCTGATGGATTTGAGGAGATAGAAGCACTAACTTCTGTTGATGTTTTACGTAGAGCTGGAGCGATAGCTTCTATTGTTGGGCTAAATGACGTAAACATCAAAGGATGTCACAATATAAGTGTAAAGGCTGATGTGACACTTCGCGAGATGAAGGAGCTAGACTACGATGCGATCGTCCTTCCTGGGGGACTTCCAGGAGCTAGCAATCTAGCAAACGATACAAGGCTCAAAGCAATTTTGCAAAATTTTGATAAAAGCAATAAGCTTATTTGTGCCATTTGTGCTGCTCCTATGGTACTTGAGAGTGCTGGTGTGCTAAAAGATCATTTTGTTTGTTATCCAGGATTTGAAGAAAATGTAAGAAGTGATAAAAGGGGCTATGATAACGGCAAGAGTGTATTGAGGGATCAAAATATTATTACAGCAAAAGGTCCTGCTGTTTCAATGGAATTTGCACTTTTTATAGTTAAAAATTTACTTGGCGATGAAGCCTATCTTCAAGTAAAGAATGATTTACTTTATAAATAG
- the efp gene encoding elongation factor P — protein MASYSMGDLKKGLKIEIDGVPYKIVEYQHVKPGKGAAFVRAKIKSFIDGKVLEKTFHAGDKCEQPHLEEKEMQYLYDDGEYCQFMDTVTYEQVAISDEDVGDVKKWMIDGMMVEILFHNGNAIGVEVPQVVELKIVETPPNFKGDTQGGKKPATLESGAVVQIPFHVLEGEVIRVDTVRGEYIERANK, from the coding sequence ATGGCTTCATATTCAATGGGCGATCTAAAAAAAGGGCTAAAGATCGAGATCGATGGCGTTCCTTATAAAATCGTAGAATATCAACACGTTAAACCGGGCAAGGGTGCAGCTTTTGTTCGTGCAAAAATCAAATCTTTTATCGATGGAAAGGTGCTTGAAAAGACTTTTCATGCAGGCGATAAATGCGAGCAACCACATCTTGAAGAAAAAGAGATGCAGTATCTTTATGATGATGGTGAGTATTGTCAGTTTATGGATACGGTTACTTATGAACAAGTTGCTATTAGCGATGAGGATGTGGGTGATGTTAAAAAATGGATGATCGATGGCATGATGGTTGAAATTTTATTTCACAATGGCAATGCAATCGGCGTTGAAGTACCGCAAGTAGTTGAGCTAAAGATAGTTGAGACTCCACCAAATTTCAAGGGTGATACACAAGGCGGTAAAAAGCCAGCTACTCTTGAGAGTGGTGCGGTAGTTCAGATACCATTTCACGTACTTGAAGGCGAAGTTATCCGTGTGGATACTGTTCGCGGCGAGTATATCGAGCGTGCGAATAAATAA
- a CDS encoding glutamate--tRNA ligase family protein, protein MRLDQEINDYLPPNGGIASRIAPTPSGFLHAGNAYNFILTYLLTRSASGVLHLRIDDYDLGRYRQEFVQNIFDVLEFLGLEYDKGPISVSDFERNFSFKVRAKRYEDVLEKLDEIYICECSRTTKNAYKNGIYTKICKNKNLKFIKDKTAIRLSVNEGDPLGRLLTEQMGDFVIYKKDFTPAYNFASVIDDEDMGVNLVIRGEDLLSCTLAQRYLAKRLNFRFFNANFIHHKLLLKDGKKLSKSSKSPPINLKDSPQIYYKILANDLGLDIKSADKIQNLLYEFKLKNIAKNFCKV, encoded by the coding sequence ATGAGGCTAGACCAAGAGATTAATGACTATTTGCCACCAAATGGTGGCATAGCATCCCGCATAGCTCCTACTCCTAGTGGTTTTTTGCATGCTGGCAATGCTTATAACTTCATCCTGACTTATCTTTTGACACGTTCGGCAAGCGGCGTTTTGCACTTACGTATTGATGACTATGACCTTGGTAGATACCGGCAAGAATTTGTTCAAAATATCTTTGATGTTTTAGAATTTTTAGGGCTTGAATATGATAAAGGGCCAATTAGCGTAAGTGACTTTGAGCGTAATTTTAGCTTTAAAGTAAGAGCTAAAAGATACGAAGATGTACTTGAAAAATTAGATGAAATTTATATCTGCGAGTGTTCAAGAACTACAAAAAATGCCTATAAAAACGGCATTTACACTAAAATTTGTAAAAATAAAAACCTAAAATTTATAAAAGACAAGACCGCGATTAGACTAAGCGTGAATGAGGGCGACCCTCTTGGTAGGCTTTTGACAGAGCAAATGGGCGATTTTGTGATTTATAAAAAAGATTTTACTCCGGCTTACAACTTTGCAAGTGTGATAGATGATGAAGATATGGGCGTAAATTTGGTTATTAGAGGGGAAGACCTGCTATCTTGCACGCTAGCTCAAAGATACCTTGCAAAAAGGCTAAATTTTAGATTTTTTAATGCTAATTTTATTCATCATAAGCTACTTTTAAAAGATGGCAAAAAGCTCTCAAAAAGCTCAAAATCACCGCCAATTAATCTAAAAGATAGCCCGCAAATTTATTACAAAATTTTGGCAAATGATCTTGGTTTAGATATAAAATCAGCGGACAAAATCCAAAATCTACTTTATGAGTTTAAGCTAAAAAATATTGCAAAAAATTTTTGCAAAGTATGA
- the pheT gene encoding phenylalanine--tRNA ligase subunit beta, giving the protein MIISKHWLNEWIDLSEVSGETLSKTLNSIGLEVDSYKEINLPKSIVVGYIKSREKHPDADKLSICQVDVGGETLQIVCGAKNVEAGQFVPVALIGTTMPNGLEIKKAKLRGIESSGMICSSSELGLPKVNDGILPLDESIGKLKLGTSLSEFEVFKDTIIEVDVTANRGDCQNLHGIAREICAALDLNMKDSHEDDESENLLGIGRIASVRVEDKVSGSFLYKAFELKEGLYENLITRMRLALIECQKTNLVERLLEYATFCTGVLFRAYDHAKLVSEGEKAVFDIKNGENGECVVYCGDKNLGIAGIYQSDVARVDEKSKVILVEASYVKPDVVSKAIFENKNLPKGDQIYRSSRGSEPNLAYGADYLFKRLANFKDALNLFAGSQQSLLNTESITLSISLFELKNMIGQDIARNDVVKILKKLGFEIAVNVEQESFNVKVPLFRHDIVNSHDVCEEIVRIVGIDNIASKPLNFSEKNRLNKTYFDYKNALNLRRRAANNGFFESVHYVFDSEDELSELNFKSCKVKILNPINNELNTLRPTLVNHLLSSSEKNIKNSKRSVRLFELGEIFDENANQGLNLGFVVSGLLKEPTLINGAKGEEANFYAFASMVQNVIGKFELKPCQGISYLSPYEQAHIYQNGENIGYIGRVDARVEAKRDLPRTYVCEIDFAKLKFEPILAVPYSKFQSTTRDLSLIVPENFEAGQIYECIRGLNLKELKEFLPVDIYKDAKLNGSISLSLKFTFQDMEKTLEDDDINALMDKILSELKEKLNIGIR; this is encoded by the coding sequence ATGATAATTTCAAAGCATTGGTTAAACGAGTGGATCGACCTTAGCGAGGTTAGTGGCGAGACACTTTCAAAGACATTAAATTCTATCGGGCTAGAGGTTGATAGCTATAAAGAGATAAATTTACCAAAGAGTATTGTGGTTGGCTACATAAAAAGTAGAGAGAAACACCCAGATGCTGATAAACTAAGCATTTGTCAAGTGGATGTTGGTGGAGAGACGCTTCAGATCGTGTGTGGGGCTAAAAACGTTGAAGCTGGCCAGTTTGTGCCAGTTGCACTTATTGGCACGACTATGCCAAATGGTCTTGAGATAAAAAAAGCAAAGCTAAGAGGTATCGAGTCAAGTGGTATGATCTGCTCTTCAAGTGAGCTGGGACTTCCAAAGGTAAACGATGGAATTTTACCGCTTGATGAGAGCATCGGTAAACTAAAACTTGGTACAAGTCTTAGCGAATTTGAGGTATTTAAAGATACGATAATTGAAGTTGATGTCACAGCAAACAGAGGCGATTGCCAAAATTTACATGGCATCGCAAGAGAAATTTGTGCAGCGCTTGATCTAAATATGAAAGATAGTCACGAAGACGATGAGAGCGAAAATTTACTAGGTATTGGCAGAATAGCTTCTGTGCGAGTAGAGGATAAAGTAAGTGGGTCATTTTTGTATAAGGCTTTTGAGCTAAAAGAAGGACTATATGAAAATCTAATAACTCGTATGCGTCTAGCATTAATAGAGTGCCAAAAGACAAATTTAGTTGAGAGACTGCTTGAATACGCGACATTTTGCACGGGTGTTTTATTTAGGGCTTATGATCACGCTAAACTTGTAAGTGAAGGCGAAAAGGCTGTTTTTGATATAAAAAATGGCGAAAATGGCGAATGTGTCGTTTATTGCGGTGATAAAAATTTAGGCATTGCTGGAATTTACCAAAGTGACGTAGCAAGAGTAGATGAGAAGTCAAAAGTGATCCTAGTAGAAGCTAGCTACGTAAAGCCAGATGTAGTTTCAAAAGCTATTTTTGAAAATAAAAATTTACCAAAGGGTGATCAAATTTATCGCTCAAGTCGTGGTAGCGAGCCAAATTTAGCTTATGGTGCGGATTATTTATTTAAAAGACTTGCTAATTTTAAAGATGCTCTAAATCTCTTTGCTGGCTCACAGCAGTCGCTTTTAAATACCGAGTCTATAACACTAAGCATCTCTCTTTTTGAGCTTAAAAATATGATCGGTCAAGATATTGCTAGAAATGATGTCGTTAAAATTTTAAAGAAACTTGGCTTTGAGATCGCAGTAAATGTTGAGCAAGAAAGCTTTAACGTAAAAGTGCCGTTATTTCGCCATGATATAGTAAATTCTCACGATGTTTGCGAGGAGATCGTAAGGATAGTAGGCATAGACAATATTGCCTCAAAACCACTAAATTTCTCTGAGAAAAATAGGCTAAATAAGACATATTTTGACTATAAAAACGCCCTAAATTTAAGGCGTAGAGCAGCTAATAATGGCTTTTTTGAAAGTGTGCACTATGTCTTTGATAGTGAGGATGAGCTTAGCGAGTTAAATTTTAAATCATGCAAAGTTAAGATACTAAATCCTATAAATAACGAGCTAAACACGCTTAGACCGACACTTGTTAATCACCTTCTAAGCTCAAGCGAGAAAAATATCAAAAACTCGAAACGCTCAGTTAGACTATTTGAGCTTGGAGAAATTTTTGATGAAAATGCAAATCAGGGCTTAAATTTAGGCTTTGTTGTGTCTGGACTTTTAAAAGAGCCGACTCTGATAAACGGTGCAAAAGGTGAGGAGGCAAATTTCTACGCATTTGCATCGATGGTGCAAAACGTCATAGGTAAATTTGAGCTAAAACCTTGCCAGGGCATCTCATATCTTAGCCCATACGAGCAAGCACACATCTATCAAAATGGCGAAAATATCGGCTATATCGGTAGAGTTGACGCAAGAGTTGAGGCAAAGAGAGATCTGCCAAGAACATATGTTTGCGAGATTGATTTTGCTAAGCTTAAATTTGAGCCAATTTTGGCAGTGCCTTACTCTAAATTTCAAAGCACAACAAGGGATCTTAGCCTTATTGTGCCTGAAAATTTCGAGGCTGGACAAATTTATGAGTGCATAAGAGGGCTAAATCTAAAAGAGCTAAAGGAATTTTTACCAGTTGATATCTACAAAGATGCAAAGCTAAATGGCTCGATCAGTCTTAGCCTTAAATTTACATTCCAAGATATGGAAAAAACACTCGAGGATGACGATATAAACGCACTTATGGATAAAATTTTAAGCGAGCTAAAAGAGAAACTAAATATCGGAATAAGATGA